The proteins below come from a single Chryseobacterium sp. MA9 genomic window:
- the hutI gene encoding imidazolonepropionase, with protein MKLIGPFKQVVTLANLPLRGKISDEQLEIIVDGGIVVDHNTIQKVGNFETLKTENPAIEIEHIEGEQIVLPAFVDSHTHICFGGNRANDFAMRNAGKTYLEIAESGGGIWSSVQHTRNASEEELLRTLVERINFLIDLGITTIEVKSGYGLDVENELKMLRMIKKAQNTTKATLVPTCLSAHLKPRDFEGSNPEYLDYIITEILPKVKEEGLANRVDIFIEKSAFQPEESKEFLLKAKALGFEITVHADQFTPGSSRIAVEVGAKSADHLEATIDEDIEFLAKSDTVATALPGASLGLGEKFTPARKLLDAGAIVAIASDWNPGSAPMGNLITQASILAAFQKLTTAEVLAGMTFRAAYALNLEDRGQLETGKKADFVTFKTNNFQNILYNQGSLKAELVYIDGNKN; from the coding sequence ATGAAATTAATAGGACCATTTAAGCAGGTGGTAACGCTTGCTAACTTACCATTAAGAGGAAAAATTTCCGATGAACAGCTGGAAATTATTGTAGACGGAGGAATTGTAGTAGATCATAATACCATTCAGAAAGTTGGAAATTTTGAAACATTAAAAACAGAAAACCCTGCCATAGAAATTGAACACATTGAAGGAGAACAGATTGTACTTCCTGCCTTTGTAGATTCACATACCCATATCTGTTTCGGAGGAAACCGCGCCAATGATTTTGCCATGCGTAATGCAGGAAAAACTTATCTGGAAATCGCTGAAAGCGGTGGTGGAATCTGGAGCTCCGTACAACATACACGAAATGCTTCTGAAGAAGAATTACTGAGAACTTTAGTGGAAAGAATCAATTTTTTGATTGATCTAGGAATTACAACCATTGAAGTAAAGAGTGGCTACGGTCTGGATGTGGAAAATGAGCTGAAGATGCTTAGAATGATTAAAAAAGCACAGAACACAACTAAGGCTACTTTAGTTCCAACCTGTCTTTCGGCACATCTAAAGCCTAGAGACTTTGAAGGAAGCAATCCTGAATATCTTGACTATATCATTACTGAAATTTTGCCAAAAGTAAAAGAAGAAGGACTGGCAAATAGAGTAGACATTTTTATTGAAAAGTCTGCATTTCAGCCTGAAGAGAGTAAGGAATTCTTACTTAAAGCAAAAGCATTAGGTTTTGAAATTACCGTTCATGCAGATCAGTTTACACCAGGAAGCTCAAGAATTGCAGTAGAGGTGGGTGCTAAATCTGCAGACCATTTAGAAGCAACAATTGATGAGGATATCGAGTTTTTGGCTAAATCCGATACTGTAGCAACAGCTCTCCCCGGAGCAAGCTTAGGCTTAGGTGAAAAATTTACTCCGGCAAGAAAATTATTAGATGCAGGAGCTATTGTAGCCATTGCAAGTGATTGGAACCCGGGATCAGCCCCAATGGGAAATTTAATAACTCAGGCTTCTATCTTAGCTGCTTTCCAGAAATTAACCACTGCTGAAGTATTGGCGGGAATGACTTTCCGTGCAGCTTATGCCCTTAATCTGGAGGATAGAGGACAGTTGGAAACAGGGAAGAAAGCAGATTTTGTTACTTTCAAAACCAATAATTTTCAAAATATACTTTATAATCAGGGAAGTTTAAAGGCTGAACTTGTTTATATTGATGGGAATAAAAATTAA
- a CDS encoding FMN-binding negative transcriptional regulator has product MREIIKENSFALLISSVDKIRATHAMMMLNEDDPENAYIETHISRANPQAKTLKNGDEVLCDFLGAHTYISSSWYDHINVSTWNYEAVQIYGKIELMNHDELYAHLDKLTSKYEKFQQCPMMVKDMGKEFVEKEMKGAFGIKIIPDEIFIKQKLSQNRKEADYENIINHLEGSDDNARKIAEKMKVIKK; this is encoded by the coding sequence ATGAGAGAGATCATTAAAGAAAACTCATTTGCTTTACTGATTTCTTCTGTTGACAAAATCCGGGCGACTCATGCTATGATGATGCTAAATGAAGATGATCCGGAAAATGCTTATATTGAAACTCATATTTCAAGAGCTAACCCACAGGCGAAAACTTTAAAAAACGGAGATGAAGTTCTTTGTGATTTTTTAGGGGCCCACACTTACATATCCAGCAGTTGGTATGATCATATTAATGTTTCCACCTGGAATTATGAAGCAGTGCAGATCTACGGAAAGATTGAACTGATGAATCATGACGAGCTGTATGCTCATTTGGACAAATTAACGTCCAAATATGAAAAATTTCAGCAATGTCCAATGATGGTGAAGGATATGGGAAAAGAATTTGTGGAAAAGGAAATGAAGGGAGCTTTTGGTATTAAAATAATTCCTGACGAAATATTTATTAAGCAAAAACTTTCTCAGAATAGAAAAGAGGCTGATTATGAAAACATTATTAACCATCTTGAGGGTTCTGATGATAACGCAAGAAAGATTGCGGAGAAAATGAAAGTAATAAAAAAATAA
- the coaE gene encoding dephospho-CoA kinase (Dephospho-CoA kinase (CoaE) performs the final step in coenzyme A biosynthesis.): MEELHSETQQAEPEPAPKIIGLTGGIGSGKTTVAHFIEEFGFPVYYSDDRAKAIVNESEDLKIKIKELLGEGSYDENGLYDRKFVASKVFNNNDLLQQLNEIIHPAVRIDFEDWVKKQSKYLVFKETALLFELRLNRQCYKSLLVTAEDNIRAKRVMDRDNKTYREVEAVMEKQMPERDKIKMADCIIYNNTNLEELKEQTEKVIFAIE, from the coding sequence ATGGAAGAATTACATTCAGAAACACAGCAAGCTGAACCGGAACCAGCACCCAAAATCATAGGCTTAACAGGCGGTATAGGCTCTGGAAAAACTACAGTAGCACACTTTATAGAGGAATTCGGCTTTCCGGTTTATTATTCCGATGACAGAGCCAAGGCAATCGTCAATGAAAGCGAAGATTTGAAAATAAAGATCAAGGAACTTCTTGGTGAAGGATCTTATGATGAAAATGGATTGTATGACAGAAAATTTGTTGCCAGTAAAGTTTTCAACAATAATGATCTGCTCCAGCAATTAAATGAAATCATACACCCAGCTGTACGAATTGATTTTGAAGATTGGGTTAAGAAGCAAAGCAAATATTTGGTTTTCAAAGAAACCGCATTATTGTTTGAACTGAGACTTAACAGACAATGTTATAAATCTCTTTTGGTAACGGCTGAGGATAATATCAGAGCTAAAAGGGTAATGGATAGAGATAACAAAACCTATCGTGAGGTAGAGGCTGTCATGGAAAAGCAGATGCCTGAAAGGGATAAAATTAAAATGGCAGATTGTATCATCTACAACAATACCAATCTGGAAGAATTAAAAGAACAGACTGAAAAAGTGATTTTTGCTATTGAATAG
- the ruvB gene encoding Holliday junction branch migration DNA helicase RuvB: MPDFLHPDKENYSREELMQEEQIRPQSFKDFAGQRKTLENLEVFVTAAKRRGGALDHVLLHGPPGLGKTTLANIIANELGVNCKITSGPVLDKPGSLAGLLTNLEENDVLFIDEIHRLSPVVEEYLYSAMEDYKIDIMLETGPNARSVQIGLNPFTLVGATTRSGMLTKPMLARFGIQSRLEYYSIELLSMIIQRSARVLGVVIYEDAAIEIARRSRGTPRIANALLRRVRDFAEIKGNGEIEINITKYALNSLNVDEFGLDEMDNKIMRVMIENFKGKPVGISALATSIAENPETLEEVYEPFLIQEGFIIRTPRGREVTDKAYKHLNITRPKNPGELF; encoded by the coding sequence ATGCCAGATTTTTTACATCCAGATAAGGAAAACTACTCACGCGAGGAGCTGATGCAGGAAGAACAGATCCGTCCCCAGAGCTTTAAAGATTTTGCGGGACAGAGAAAAACGCTGGAGAACCTTGAAGTTTTTGTTACCGCTGCGAAAAGACGTGGCGGAGCATTAGATCATGTTTTATTGCATGGTCCGCCAGGTCTTGGAAAAACTACTTTAGCCAATATTATTGCCAATGAGCTTGGTGTCAACTGTAAGATTACTTCCGGTCCTGTATTGGACAAACCCGGAAGTTTAGCTGGTTTATTGACCAATCTGGAAGAAAATGATGTTCTTTTCATTGATGAAATTCACCGTCTTTCTCCTGTTGTAGAAGAATATTTGTATTCTGCGATGGAAGATTATAAGATTGACATCATGCTGGAGACAGGTCCTAATGCCAGAAGTGTACAGATAGGACTGAATCCTTTTACCTTAGTAGGAGCAACTACCAGAAGCGGAATGCTTACTAAACCCATGCTTGCCCGATTCGGGATTCAAAGCAGACTGGAGTATTATTCTATTGAACTTTTATCAATGATTATCCAGCGAAGTGCGAGGGTTCTGGGAGTTGTCATTTACGAAGATGCAGCGATAGAAATTGCAAGAAGAAGCCGTGGAACCCCAAGGATTGCCAATGCATTATTGAGAAGGGTGCGTGATTTTGCGGAGATCAAAGGGAATGGTGAAATTGAGATCAATATTACAAAATATGCGCTGAACTCTCTAAATGTAGACGAATTTGGATTGGATGAAATGGATAATAAGATCATGCGTGTTATGATTGAAAATTTTAAAGGAAAGCCAGTTGGCATTTCTGCTCTGGCCACATCTATTGCTGAAAATCCTGAAACGCTGGAAGAGGTTTATGAACCGTTTTTGATCCAGGAAGGATTTATTATCAGAACTCCGAGAGGAAGAGAAGTTACTGACAAAGCTTACAAACATTTAAATATTACAAGACCTAAAAATCCGGGAGAACTTTTTTAA
- a CDS encoding MBL fold metallo-hydrolase: MKLYPIQCGKFKLDGGAMFGVVPKSLWEKTNPADEKNLIELGTRSLLIEDGKKLILVDCGLGNKQDDKFFGHYSLWGDDTLDKNLKKYGFIKEDITDVFLTHLHFDHCGGAIEWNDDRTGYRPAFKNANFWTNENHWQWATEPNAREKASFLKENIMPMQESGQLNFLPLPTTGNYGFAPDLKMDVIFVDGHTEKQMLPVIQYQEKTVVFAADLIPTAGHINQVYVMGYDTRPLLTLEEKGKFLKQCVDNEYILFFEHDAHNELASLKMTDKGVRLDETFSFNDVFGY, from the coding sequence ATGAAGTTATATCCAATACAATGTGGAAAATTTAAACTGGACGGCGGTGCTATGTTCGGAGTCGTCCCGAAGAGTCTGTGGGAAAAAACAAACCCGGCAGACGAAAAAAACCTGATTGAACTGGGAACACGTTCCCTGCTTATTGAAGACGGAAAAAAACTAATCCTGGTAGACTGTGGTCTTGGAAACAAACAGGATGATAAATTTTTCGGACATTATTCTCTTTGGGGAGATGATACTCTTGATAAAAATCTAAAGAAATATGGTTTTATAAAGGAAGATATTACGGATGTATTTCTTACCCACCTTCACTTCGATCACTGTGGCGGCGCTATAGAATGGAATGATGACAGAACCGGATACAGACCAGCTTTCAAAAATGCCAACTTCTGGACTAATGAAAATCACTGGCAATGGGCAACAGAGCCAAACGCAAGGGAAAAAGCCAGTTTCCTGAAAGAAAACATTATGCCTATGCAGGAAAGTGGCCAGCTTAATTTTTTACCGCTTCCTACTACCGGAAACTACGGTTTTGCTCCGGATCTGAAGATGGATGTCATCTTTGTAGACGGTCATACAGAAAAACAGATGCTTCCGGTAATCCAATATCAGGAAAAAACAGTTGTTTTTGCTGCAGATCTTATTCCTACAGCAGGACATATCAACCAGGTATATGTGATGGGATATGATACCAGACCTCTTTTAACATTGGAAGAGAAAGGAAAGTTCCTTAAGCAGTGTGTAGATAATGAATATATATTGTTCTTTGAACATGATGCTCATAATGAGCTTGCAAGTCTTAAAATGACCGACAAAGGGGTACGACTTGATGAGACGTTTAGCTTTAATGATGTTTTTGGATATTAA